A single Denticeps clupeoides chromosome 7, fDenClu1.1, whole genome shotgun sequence DNA region contains:
- the kcnt2b gene encoding queuine tRNA-ribosyltransferase catalytic subunit 1 isoform X4: MLFAAQRVHVAARPRFKMAAPMATARVDVSGIKDPKLDMCVRRALSVAPLALQIVAECPITKARACSLALPHCVVNTPVFMPVGTQGTLKGITVDQLEDLGCQICLGNTYHLGMRPGPELIEEANGLHGFMNWKRNLLTDSGGFQMVSLVELSEVTEEGVKFCSPYDGRETLLTPEQSIAIQNSLGSDIMMQLDDVVSSTVTGPRVEEAMKRSVRWLDRCIAANKNPERQNLFAIIQGGLNAELRKACLDEMIKRDVPGFAIGGLSGGEEKDDFWRMVTLSTDHLPREKPRYLMGVGYAVDLVVCVALGCDMFDCVFPTRTARFGSALVPWGSLQLKQKQFAKDFQPIDPDCQCATCRRHSRAYLHALFKCDTAAMHHITIHNISYQLTLMRAVRQSIIDKCFPEYVKSFMRRMFPSPEQYPKWAVDALASVNIKLD; encoded by the exons ATGTTGTTCGCTGCTCAGCGCGTTCACGTGGCCGCTCGTCCGCGATTCAAAATGGCTGCGCCCATGGCTACAGCCCGCGTCGATGTAAGCGGAATAAAAGACCCAAAGCTGGACATGTGTGTCAGGAGGGCTCTGTCTGTAGCTCCGCTCGCCTTGCAGATCGTGGCGGAGTGTCCGATAACTAAAGCTCGGGCCTGCAGCCTCGCGTTGCCGCACTGCGTGGTGAACACCCCAGTGTTCATGCCCGTGGGCACTCAGGGTACGCTGAAGGGGATCACCGTGGACCAGCTGGAGGATCTCGGCTGTCAGATATGCCTAGGCAACACCTATCATCTGGGCATGAGACCG gGTCCTGAGTTAATAGAAGAGGCGAATGGCTTACATGGCTTTATGAACTGGAAAAGAAATCTTTTAACC GACAGTGGCGGATTTCAAATGGTGTCTCTTGTAGAGCTGTCAGAAGTAACGGAAGAAGGAGTGAAGTTTTGTTCCCCCTATGATGGCCGAGAGACTCTCCTCACACCAGAGCAATCCATCGCAATCCAGAACAGCTTgg GGTCGGACATAATGATGCAGTTGGATGATGTGGTCAGCAGCACGGTGACGGGACCACGAGTGGAGGAGGCCATGAAACGCTCCGTTCGCTGGCTGGACCGCTGCATCGCAGCCAATAAAAATCCTGAACGTCAGAACCTGTTCGCTATTATCCAAGGAGGGCTCAACGCAGAGCTCCGCAAGGCATGTTTAGATG AAATGATTAAACGAGATGTCCCGGGCTTTGCTATTGGTGGACTGAGCGGAGGGGAGGAAAAGGATGACTTCTGGAGAATGGTTACTCTCAGTACAGATCACTTGCCTCGTGAGAAGCCCCGCTACCTGATGGGAGTTGG ctatGCAGTGGATCTTGTTGTATGTGTTGCACTGGGATGTGACATGTTTGACTGTGTCTTCCCCACTCGAACAGCC AGATTTGGGTCAGCGCTGGTTCCCTGGGGATCTCTGCAGCTCAAGCAAAAGCAGTTCGCCAAAGACTTCCAGCCCATAGATCCTGACTGTCAGTGTGCCACCTGTAGGAG GCACAGTCGGGCATATCTGCATGCCCTCTTTAAATGTGACACGGCAGCGATGCACCACATCACCATCCACAACATCTCTTACCAG CTCACCCTGATGCGTGCTGTGCGCCAGAGCATCATTGACAAATGCTTCCCAGAGTATGTGAAATCGTTCATGAGGCGAATGTTCCCCTCGCCGGAGCAGTACCCGAAATGGGCAGTGGATGCGCTGGCATCTGTAAACATCAAGTTGGATTGA